A genomic segment from Variovorax paradoxus B4 encodes:
- a CDS encoding GNAT family N-acetyltransferase encodes MSFSVSRPLPLADTPAVVLLTPDEAHEIDAARAIFRDYAASLGIDLCFQNFDGEVAGLPGDYAEPRGALLLALVDEAHIKEAAGQQTPTLLRPDGTVAHVAGCCALRPLDNADYANAAEMKRLFVRPGFRGLGVGRQLAEAILDAARGAGYACVLLDTLDDMESARALYEDLDFEEVPPYYHNPIAGAHYLKVDL; translated from the coding sequence ATGAGCTTCTCGGTTTCACGCCCCCTGCCGCTGGCCGACACGCCGGCCGTCGTGCTTCTGACGCCCGACGAAGCCCATGAGATCGATGCCGCGCGCGCGATCTTCCGCGACTACGCCGCCTCGCTGGGCATCGACCTGTGCTTCCAGAACTTCGACGGGGAAGTGGCCGGCTTGCCGGGCGATTACGCCGAGCCGCGCGGCGCGCTGCTGCTCGCGCTGGTCGATGAGGCGCATATCAAGGAGGCGGCCGGACAACAGACGCCGACCCTCTTGCGCCCCGATGGAACGGTGGCGCACGTGGCCGGCTGCTGCGCCCTGCGCCCGCTCGACAATGCCGACTACGCCAATGCCGCGGAGATGAAGCGCCTGTTCGTGCGGCCCGGCTTTCGCGGGCTGGGCGTCGGGCGGCAGCTCGCCGAAGCCATCCTCGACGCCGCGCGCGGCGCGGGTTATGCCTGTGTGCTGCTCGACACGCTGGACGACATGGAGTCGGCCCGCGCACTCTACGAAGACCTGGATTTCGAGGAAGTGCCGCCCTACTATCACAACCCGATTGCGGGCGCGCACTACCTCAAGGTGGATCTCTAG
- a CDS encoding peroxiredoxin: protein MIKVGDTLPSATLQEYSEVEGEGCSIGPNPVDVSKATAGKTIALFALPGAFTPTCSAKHVPGYVQHFDDFKAAGVDEIWCVSVNDAFVMGAWARDQKTGTKVRMLADGSADFAKATGLTLDLTGRGMGLRSNRYSMLVKDGKVASLNVEAPGKFEVSNAETLLAQARG from the coding sequence ATGATCAAAGTCGGCGACACCCTTCCTTCGGCAACCCTGCAGGAATATTCCGAGGTCGAAGGCGAAGGCTGCAGCATCGGCCCGAACCCGGTGGACGTGAGCAAGGCCACGGCCGGCAAGACCATTGCGCTGTTCGCGCTGCCCGGTGCCTTCACGCCGACCTGCTCGGCCAAGCATGTGCCCGGCTATGTGCAGCACTTCGACGACTTCAAGGCTGCCGGCGTGGACGAGATCTGGTGCGTGAGCGTGAACGACGCCTTCGTGATGGGTGCCTGGGCGCGCGATCAAAAAACCGGCACCAAGGTGCGCATGCTGGCCGACGGCAGCGCCGACTTCGCCAAGGCGACCGGCCTCACGCTCGACCTGACCGGCCGCGGCATGGGTCTGCGCAGCAATCGCTATTCGATGCTCGTGAAAGACGGCAAGGTCGCCTCGCTCAACGTCGAGGCACCGGGCAAGTTCGAGGTCAGCAACGCAGAGACGCTGCTGGCCCAGGCCCGCGGCTGA
- a CDS encoding TlpA disulfide reductase family protein: protein MKKYIAVAAVALALAAGVGVYFGSGATAAPASTFVLLDGSKKSTDDLKGKVTLVNFWATSCVTCVAEMPKVIATYDKYKSKGYDTLAVAMSYDPPSYVVNFAETRKLPFKVAIDNTGSVAQAWGDVKLTPTTYLVNKKGEIVKRYVGEPDFAELHKLIEKLLAEA, encoded by the coding sequence ATGAAAAAATACATCGCCGTCGCCGCAGTCGCCCTTGCATTGGCCGCTGGCGTGGGGGTGTACTTCGGCTCCGGCGCCACCGCGGCACCGGCCTCGACCTTCGTGCTGCTCGACGGCAGCAAGAAAAGCACCGACGACCTGAAGGGCAAGGTCACCCTGGTGAACTTCTGGGCCACGAGCTGCGTGACCTGCGTGGCTGAAATGCCCAAGGTCATCGCCACCTACGACAAGTACAAGTCGAAGGGCTACGACACGCTGGCAGTGGCCATGAGCTACGACCCGCCGAGCTACGTCGTCAACTTTGCCGAAACCCGCAAGCTGCCGTTCAAGGTGGCGATCGACAACACCGGCAGCGTGGCGCAGGCCTGGGGCGACGTGAAGCTCACGCCCACCACCTACCTGGTCAACAAGAAGGGCGAGATCGTGAAGCGCTACGTGGGCGAGCCCGATTTCGCCGAACTCCACAAGCTGATCGAGAAACTGCTCGCGGAGGCTTGA